The DNA sequence ggcTTAGGGGGGGTACGAGGGTCGAGCTGCTAGTAGCGGTTGTGGGGAACGTCTCTGCACTTGTCGGCCTGCTGCGACTGTAGTTCAGGATTATTGCAGTGCTAAGTACGCCAGCCTGTGTAACCTCTGAACCATTATTACAAACGATATCTGAGGTTTTTGAACCGCTGGACTTCACTCCCCACGGTGCACAGCTGGGGAAAGACGCAAAACGGTTTCACATTGTTTTTCCTCTAGTTAACCAGTACAGCTGACAATAAACGGATGAATGTCagaagaaactgaaatatatgACATTACGTACTCTTTCCATTTCACACACATCATGTCAGGTTTGCTGGTGAAATATCCATAACCGCATTCTTGACACTGCATACCTGAATCTGaaagaaatttttaaaaaagcatttttttctttgttctaTAAACTGCATTTGCAGTAAACTTTCATACTAAATATTTTACTAAAAAAAATTTTCTAACAGTGTTGAGTTGTCATTTTATTTCAGGAATTAATTTTGATTTATCATATCAATAACCTTTCTGTTCCAGAAAACATACATGTAGCCCACTCTGAGTAGTATGTTTAGACATAACCCTTAGCATTTTAATAACAGATACAAAAAGATTCACATTTAAATACCTGTCAGCCCAGATCCTTCAGGACACTGGCACAAGTCATTCCTCTCATCTACGGGGATGAATCCATCACGGCAACGACACTGTACATCAGCTGTCTTAGTGCATTGCTGAACATACTCACTTCCACTGTCTAGACATCAAAATAGCAAATAATAGGGTCCAGAGTTATGGAGTAATATGTACATAAGTAAAAACAGCAGTACAGTGATTTATTTTCCAGTGCATTAGAGCAGTACTAAATTATTACATTATTCTAGTGCTCACAACATTTTCATTAATGATACTAGTAAAACTTTACCCCTCTCCAAAATATACTTACCAACATAACAAACACTGCAAAGAGCACAGAATATATCGTTAGATGCCACTGGCTGGAAA is a window from the Brienomyrus brachyistius isolate T26 chromosome 8, BBRACH_0.4, whole genome shotgun sequence genome containing:
- the si:ch73-361p23.3 gene encoding tumor necrosis factor receptor superfamily member 10D isoform X1 produces the protein MESLQLQLLLLCHCFFLPCLGIICAPGQKKVYLKETCEPCEEGHFQPVASNDIFCALCSVCYVDSGSEYVQQCTKTADVQCRCRDGFIPVDERNDLCQCPEGSGLTDSGMQCQECGYGYFTSKPDMMCVKWKDCAPWGVKSSGSKTSDIVCNNGSEVTQAGVLSTAIILNYSRSRPTSAETFPTTATSSSTLVPPLSQTTTTTTTTTTKSENETNYGSGLILYVLSLILLIPLSAVSCKQVIIPCMKRHMKKMNKTDGACRRPVEECGDISRSSLVKSSQGLL
- the si:ch73-361p23.3 gene encoding uncharacterized protein si:ch73-361p23.3 isoform X2, which translates into the protein MESLQLQLLLLCHCFFLPCLGIICAPGQKKVYLKETCEPCEEGHFQPVASNDIFCALCSVCYVDSGSEYVQQCTKTADVQCRCRDGFIPVDERNDLCQCPEGSGLTDSGMQCQECGYGYFTSKPDMMCVKWKDCAPWGVKSSGSKTSDIVCNNGSEVTQAGVLSTAIILNYSRSRPTSAETFPTTATSSSTLVPPLSQTTTTTTTTTTKSENETNYGSAVSCKQVIIPCMKRHMKKMNKTDGACRRPVEECGDISRSSLVKSSQGLL